GCCCGTCGAGATGGCGGCCTTGACCACTCCCGATTCCGCCGAAGTCGCGCCCGGGATCGCGGCCGATGCCGCGCCCGAATTCACGACCGCATTTGCGGTCCTTCTCTACAAGGACGGCCGCACCGCCGACGCCCGCTTTGATCTTGATCAGGAACGCTTCCAAGCGGCTTGCGATTCGGCGCGCCAGGCGCATTCCAAATGCGATTGGATCGAGGCTTACGGCGATGCCGCGCATCCCCGCTTCGCCGCCATTTTCGCGCGGGACACTTCCGGTACGCCCTGGAACTACAGCTTGGGGGACGACGCGGCCTCGCTTAAGACCAAGCAGGACATTTTCGCCCGCGTTTGGGTGCGCCCCGCGCGCGTGGCGCCCATGCCCGGCGGCCTGTTCGCCACCGTCTGGGAAGAGAATTCCGCGGGCGCATGGGAATTCCTGCCCGACGCGGATGCCGCGAAAGCGACGGCCCCGCGCGAATCCGGACCGCAAGCGGCGGAAGCCCGCTGTTGGCCCGGGTCTCCGGGGCGATTTTCCGTATTGTCGAGCGAGGGCGATGCGCCGGCGCCGAAGGCGTGGACGGTGACCGGACCCGAGACGCCGGGCCTGGAGGCCTTCGATACTTACATGCGCGAGCTGATGCGGACGCGCGGCGTACGGGCCGGGGCCTTGGCCATCGCGCATGACGGCCGTCTGGTATTCGCCCATGGATACACCTGGGGCGAGGCGGGCTATCCGATCACCCGCCCCAATAGCCTGTTCCGGGCGGCGAGCTGTAGCAAGCCCCTCACCAGCATCCTGGTGCACAAGATGTTGCGCGAGGGCGGAGGCGAGGGACGCTCCGGTAGCCCATCCCTGAAAGGGAAAATCCTTTCGGTGCTGCATCTCGGCGGCGAACCTTCCGATGCCCCTACCGATCCGCGCTTCGGCGACATCACCGTGGATGAATTGCTGACGCATTCGGCGGGATGGGTCCGCTCCAAGGCCAATCCCGATCCCGTCTTTAACGATTACCCGCCCGGGTCGGATATCCGCAAACGCTTGCCCGCCGACCGGGGCGGGTTCCTCGCCTATATGCTGCGGCAACCTTTGCAATTCGCGCCCGGCAGCCGCAGCGTGTACGACAATTTCGGCTACTTCCTGCTGGGGCGGATGCTGGAAAGCCTGCCCATGGGAGTGGGCAAGAGCTACCAGTCCATCGCCGATGATCTTCTCTTCAAGCCCCTCGGGCTCTCCCGTCCGCGCTTCGGAGGCAGCAAATACGAAGAACGCGCCTCCGGCGAAGTCCTTTACCATACGTCGGTCCCCTATCTGCAAGCCAATCCGTCCCGCGGGGGAGCGCCCTGGGTGGCAGGTGGCTACGGGGATTTCGACGTAAGCAATATGGACGCCGCCGGGGCTTGGCTGCTCTCGGCTCCCGATTACGCCAAGGTGCTCGCCGCCTTCGACCTGGGCGCCGCCAACCCCATCCTCGGCCCCCAGGCCACGGCCACCATGTGGGGCCAAAGCGGGTTCGGCGAAGCCCTGCGCGGCTGGTTCGCACTCAAGCTCCCGGACGGCAACGGGGATACGGCCGTCGCCAAATGGCATAACGGGCTTTTCCCGGGCACCTCGACCCTGGTTTTTTATCACCCTCAAAAATGGTCATTCGTGATGTTCCTGAACCGGGACCTGTCGCCGCAACCGGACGGCCCGCATGAAGGCCGGGATTTGGCCCACCTGGCCGCCCATGTAAAGGCCTGGCCCCCGGACGATCTTTTCCCCGCCATGGGCATCCCGTCCTTCCGCCAGCCTGCCATAGGGCCGGAACGGATGGAAGCGCGCACCGCTCCGCTGGACGATTCCGTTTCCGATCCGGGCGCCTTGGCCGGCGATCCGAAATAAGCGGATCTCCCCTCCGGAAATAAGCGGATTCCTGCCGGAATATTTGCCCCTTTTTTGACCCGTTTCCAAATCCGCGCCAACTCCGGCAAGTCAAGAATTATCGGTTGGTTTTAGGGTCATGAAACGTCCCAAAATCCGTCTTCCGGGAAGAATTAACTCAAGCCCGGGGGCTTCCTTTCCATTGCCAATATGAGTGCGCAGCTGGGACAATTAAGAGTGTTTAAGAAGAGCCGAAAGAAGGGAAAAGCGATGAGCGCGAAAATCCTGGGTCTGGTCCTCTGCGTTACTGCGATGGCCCTGACCGCCTGCTCCGCTACCAAGCCGCCGCGCACCGATGCGGACATGGCCCTGATCAAGGCCGCCGAGCGCGGTCAAACCGATCAGATCTACCGCCTGTTGCAGAACGGGGCCAACGTCAACGCCAAGGATAAGGACGGGTGGACCCCCTATCTGGCCGCCTCGACCATGGGGCAATTGGAAGCCATGCGGGTTCTGCGCGCCTTCGGAGCCAAGACCGAAGCCGAGGTGGAGGTGGAAAACATCGCCCACCAATACCTCCTCTCCAACTAGCCTGCCGCGCTCCCGTGACCTAATTTGTAAGAGGCCCCACCGGGCCTCTTTTCATTTTCAAGGGAAGACGGGCGATAAGCGATGGAATTCAAGGACTACTACAAGATCCTAGGGGTTGAGAAGGACGCGGATGCGGAGGCCATCAAGAAGGCCTACCGCAAGCTGGCCGCTAAGTACCATCCGGATAAGAACCCCGGCAATAAATCGGCGGAAGACCGCTTCAAGGGGATCAACGAGGCCAACGAGGTGCTCTCCGATCCGGAGAAACGGAAGCGCTACGACCAACTGGGCGCGCATTGGAACGATCCGGGCTTCCAGAACGGGTACCCGGGTGGGCCTGGCGGCCAACGGGAAGGCGCGGCCGGGGGTCGGCGTCGCTCGCAAACCTTCACGCAAGAGGATCTGGGGGACATCTTCGGCGGAGGGGGATCGTTTTCCGATTTCTTCGAGACCTACTTCGGGAGCGCAGGGATGGGCGGCGGCAGGGGACCGGGGGCCGGCCGGCAAGGGGGCGCTTGGACCGCTCCGCAGCCGGGAACCGATTACCAGGCCGACGTGGAGATCACCTTGGAAGAAGCCTATACCGGGGCGAAAAAGGTTTTCGAGATCAACGGCAAGAAGCTGAAGCTGGCCTTCAAGCCGGGCATCGCCGATGGCCGGGTGATCCGC
The Fibrobacterota bacterium genome window above contains:
- a CDS encoding ankyrin repeat domain-containing protein, translating into MSAKILGLVLCVTAMALTACSATKPPRTDADMALIKAAERGQTDQIYRLLQNGANVNAKDKDGWTPYLAASTMGQLEAMRVLRAFGAKTEAEVEVENIAHQYLLSN
- a CDS encoding beta-lactamase family protein, which encodes MGQDLAAWKLSADTLRAQGYRPISLDAEGTPAHPALATVWTRSPGPDWALAEPAAGASLLSALGRWDAKGYRPVEMAALTTPDSAEVAPGIAADAAPEFTTAFAVLLYKDGRTADARFDLDQERFQAACDSARQAHSKCDWIEAYGDAAHPRFAAIFARDTSGTPWNYSLGDDAASLKTKQDIFARVWVRPARVAPMPGGLFATVWEENSAGAWEFLPDADAAKATAPRESGPQAAEARCWPGSPGRFSVLSSEGDAPAPKAWTVTGPETPGLEAFDTYMRELMRTRGVRAGALAIAHDGRLVFAHGYTWGEAGYPITRPNSLFRAASCSKPLTSILVHKMLREGGGEGRSGSPSLKGKILSVLHLGGEPSDAPTDPRFGDITVDELLTHSAGWVRSKANPDPVFNDYPPGSDIRKRLPADRGGFLAYMLRQPLQFAPGSRSVYDNFGYFLLGRMLESLPMGVGKSYQSIADDLLFKPLGLSRPRFGGSKYEERASGEVLYHTSVPYLQANPSRGGAPWVAGGYGDFDVSNMDAAGAWLLSAPDYAKVLAAFDLGAANPILGPQATATMWGQSGFGEALRGWFALKLPDGNGDTAVAKWHNGLFPGTSTLVFYHPQKWSFVMFLNRDLSPQPDGPHEGRDLAHLAAHVKAWPPDDLFPAMGIPSFRQPAIGPERMEARTAPLDDSVSDPGALAGDPK
- a CDS encoding J domain-containing protein gives rise to the protein MEFKDYYKILGVEKDADAEAIKKAYRKLAAKYHPDKNPGNKSAEDRFKGINEANEVLSDPEKRKRYDQLGAHWNDPGFQNGYPGGPGGQREGAAGGRRRSQTFTQEDLGDIFGGGGSFSDFFETYFGSAGMGGGRGPGAGRQGGAWTAPQPGTDYQADVEITLEEAYTGAKKVFEINGKKLKLAFKPGIADGRVIRMEGKGGPGSNGGPDGDFHLRIHVLSHPLLERRGDDLHLMLDLEVEDAVVGKSEEIRTLGGSVKLRIPPETDNGKVFRLKGQGMPVYGKSDEHGDLFVTVRLRLPKNLKPDEIEFFRKMAEGRR